One genomic window of Trichlorobacter lovleyi includes the following:
- the cobT gene encoding nicotinate-nucleotide--dimethylbenzimidazole phosphoribosyltransferase, producing the protein MNLLETTLARITPLDADLLQQAQLRLDNKTKPPGSLGRLEEFARRVVAISGKTAPDLAKKVIFTFAGDHGVVEEGVSAFPKEVTPQMVFNFLRGGAGVNVLARHAGAEVRVVDVGVDFDFEDCPGLLHKKVARGTRNLAKGPAMTRDEALAALAVGIELAEQCSRDGVGLVGTGEMGIGNTTPSSAIIAAIGGFSPEQVTHRGTGINDQALQVKIAAIKKGLELNRPDAADPLDVLIKVGGLEIAAIAGLVLGCAANRIPVVVDGFISTAGALIASELHPRVREYLFAAHESVEVGHRFMLERIGARPMLALDLRLGEGTGAALAMHLIEAGVKILLEMATFEQAGVTGKQE; encoded by the coding sequence ATGAACCTGCTAGAAACCACGCTTGCCCGGATCACCCCCCTTGACGCCGACCTGCTGCAACAGGCCCAGCTCCGGCTGGATAACAAGACAAAACCGCCGGGCTCACTGGGCCGACTGGAGGAATTTGCCCGCCGGGTGGTGGCCATCAGCGGTAAAACAGCCCCTGACCTCGCCAAAAAGGTGATCTTCACCTTTGCCGGTGACCACGGCGTGGTTGAGGAAGGGGTATCGGCCTTTCCCAAGGAGGTGACCCCCCAGATGGTGTTCAACTTTCTGCGCGGCGGGGCCGGGGTGAACGTGCTGGCCCGCCATGCCGGGGCCGAGGTGCGGGTGGTGGATGTGGGGGTTGATTTTGATTTTGAAGACTGCCCCGGCCTGCTGCATAAAAAGGTGGCCCGCGGCACCCGCAACCTGGCCAAAGGCCCGGCCATGACCCGCGACGAGGCCCTGGCTGCCCTGGCTGTCGGGATTGAGCTGGCTGAGCAGTGCAGCCGGGACGGGGTCGGCCTGGTGGGAACCGGCGAGATGGGGATCGGCAACACCACCCCCTCATCGGCCATTATCGCCGCCATTGGCGGCTTCTCGCCGGAACAGGTCACCCATCGCGGCACCGGTATCAACGACCAGGCCTTGCAGGTCAAGATCGCTGCCATCAAGAAAGGGCTTGAGCTGAACCGCCCGGATGCCGCAGATCCGCTGGATGTGCTGATCAAGGTGGGCGGACTGGAGATCGCCGCCATTGCCGGACTGGTGCTGGGCTGCGCCGCCAACCGGATTCCGGTGGTGGTGGACGGCTTTATCTCCACCGCCGGGGCGTTAATCGCCTCGGAACTGCACCCCCGGGTGCGGGAATACCTGTTTGCCGCCCACGAGTCGGTTGAGGTGGGACACCGCTTCATGCTGGAGCGGATCGGCGCCCGCCCCATGCTGGCCCTTGACCTGCGGCTCGGTGAAGGGACCGGCGCAGCCCTGGCCATGCACCTGATCGAGGCCGGGGTCAAGATCCTGCTGGAGATGGCCACCTTTGAACAGGCCGGTGTCACCGGGAAACAGGAGTAG